In Hippocampus zosterae strain Florida unplaced genomic scaffold, ASM2543408v3 HiC_scaffold_304, whole genome shotgun sequence, a single genomic region encodes these proteins:
- the LOC127594900 gene encoding G2/mitotic-specific cyclin-B2-like: MIGNAVRKERLSLHARGSGVTDRVFGRDISNLERRVASKDHRAHNKSYQAKALPRAPPNPIAKNNSLLEKFSQLLGNPSLTPSAPASNRQPKGPLPQPPPIDELAMLRHLQAMEPHSRASTLHPSSNITEAHRCHLAEWLIEVHTKLRLKQATLFMMFGLLDRVLVGREVRRSKLQLVGMVCLLAAAKFQETYRVPTIKDLLYLCASCYSRQEVLDEEGSVLELLGFELHEPTAQDFLHLLAGDMEDKELFLVSYVLELALVKHEFSGYRASLLTAAAVFLINKIRSRPPEANQQLLSRAGFGEADVRAISK, encoded by the coding sequence ATGATTGGCAATGCGGTGCGGAAGGAGAGGCTGTCCCTGCACGCCAGGGGCAGTGGCGTCACTGACCGTGTCTTCGGCCGGGACATCTCCAACCTCGAGCGCAGGGTGGCCAGCAAGGACCACCGCGCGCATAACAAGAGCTACCAGGCCAAGGCCCTCCCCCGGgcgccccccaaccccatcgCCAAGAACAACTCTCTACTGGAGAAGTTCAGCCAGCTGCTGGGCAACCCTTCGCTGACCCCCTCTGCGCCGGCCAGCAACCGCCAGCCCAAGGGCCCGCTGCCCCAGCCCCCGCCCATCGACGAGCTGGCTATGCTACGGCACCTGCAGGCCATGGAGCCGCACTCCCGGGCGAGTACACTACACCCGTCCTCGAACATCACTGAGGCTCACAGGTGCCACCTAGCGGAATGGCTGATCGAGGTGCACACCAAGCTGCGACTCAAGCAGGCCACACTGTTCATGATGTTCGGGCTGCTGGACAGGGTGCTGGTCGGCAGGGAGGTACGGCGCAGCAAGTTGCAACTGGTTGGGATGGTCTGTCTGCTGGCCGCTGCTAAGTTTCAGGAGACCTACCGGGTGCCGACCATCAAGGACCTGCTGTACTTGTGTGCCAGCTGTTACTCCCGACAGGAGGTGCTGGACGAGGAGGGCAGCGTCCTCGAGCTCCTAGGTTTTGAGCTGCACGAGCCCACCGCCCAGGATTTCCTGCACCTACTGGCCGGCGACATGGAGGACAAGGAGCTGTTTCTGGTCTCGTACGTGCTCGAACTGGCTTTGGTCAAGCATGAATTCTCGGGCTATCGGGCCAGCCTACTGACGGCTGCCGCAGTGTTCCTGATCAACAAGATCCGCAGCCGCCCTCCTGAGGCCAACCAGCAGCTTCTCTCCCGCGCGGGCTTTGGGGAAGCAGATGTGCGGGCCATCTCGAAGTAG